Proteins from one Pyrobaculum neutrophilum V24Sta genomic window:
- a CDS encoding hydantoinase/oxoprolinase family protein, with translation MPRRIVAVDVGGTFTDFVAVDETGAVKTLKMLSTPREPERAVAEGLSRLDFGEVLHASTIGTNALLGQMGLELPKVALFTTRGFRDVIEIGRQNRPRLYDLYFAKPRQLVPRELRFEVDERTLADGTVEKAVEPTEVEALAARARSMGAVSAAVAFLHSYANPSNEKAAKEVLQRWFSYVTASHEAAQEPREYERFSTAVVNAALMPLVGRYLSRLREFVEGRGGSLYVMSSSGGLVTVEEAARRPVQLVESGPAAGVVAAAELAKLAGEARVISFDMGGTTAKAGTVVDFQPSITTEYEVGGESHRGRLVKGSGYPVRFPFVDLAEVSAGGGTVIWRDAGGALRVGPISAGADPGPVSYGRGGTQPTVTDANLALGRIPEALAGGALKLNAKAALEALGKLGDPVDVAADAVKLVDVEMARAIRLVTVERGLNPGDFALMAFGGAGPQHAAELAEEVGISRVLVPPLPGVFTSLGMLMADFRFEARMAYPRDLEGGFRRLEEELARYRPDYYVRYADVRYVGQGWELTIPLGQDLTPQAVRRAFEEKHKATYGFVLDRPVEVVTIRVFAVVKRQKPKLPQPPEGGDPAPQEKEVYFDGWTKAAVYNRSELPLGYRVRGPALIVEDYSTTVVPPRWEAEVKRYGLELRL, from the coding sequence ATGCCGCGGCGGATCGTGGCGGTGGACGTCGGGGGGACCTTCACGGACTTCGTCGCAGTGGACGAGACGGGGGCGGTGAAAACCCTCAAGATGTTGTCCACGCCGAGGGAGCCGGAGAGGGCCGTGGCGGAGGGGCTGTCCAGGCTGGACTTCGGCGAGGTTCTCCACGCCTCCACCATCGGCACAAACGCCCTCCTCGGCCAGATGGGGCTGGAGCTTCCCAAGGTTGCGCTCTTCACCACGAGGGGCTTCCGCGACGTGATAGAGATAGGGCGGCAGAACAGGCCTAGGCTGTACGACCTCTACTTCGCCAAGCCACGCCAGCTTGTGCCAAGGGAGCTCAGGTTCGAGGTAGACGAGAGAACGCTGGCAGACGGCACAGTGGAGAAGGCCGTCGAGCCCACTGAGGTGGAGGCGCTGGCCGCCCGCGCCCGATCCATGGGCGCCGTAAGCGCCGCGGTGGCCTTCCTCCACTCCTACGCAAACCCCAGCAACGAGAAAGCCGCCAAGGAGGTGCTCCAGAGGTGGTTCAGCTACGTCACCGCGTCGCACGAGGCGGCGCAGGAGCCTAGGGAGTACGAGCGCTTCTCCACAGCCGTCGTCAACGCGGCTTTGATGCCGCTGGTAGGACGCTACCTGTCCCGCCTGAGGGAGTTCGTAGAGGGCAGAGGCGGGTCGCTCTACGTCATGTCCAGCTCCGGCGGACTTGTGACAGTTGAGGAGGCCGCCAGGAGGCCTGTGCAACTGGTAGAGTCGGGCCCCGCGGCCGGCGTCGTCGCCGCGGCTGAGCTGGCCAAGCTGGCGGGTGAGGCCAGAGTAATCTCCTTCGACATGGGAGGAACGACGGCGAAGGCCGGCACGGTGGTGGACTTCCAGCCGTCCATCACCACAGAGTACGAGGTAGGCGGGGAGAGCCACAGAGGGAGGCTTGTCAAAGGCTCGGGCTACCCTGTGAGGTTCCCCTTCGTAGATCTGGCCGAGGTGTCGGCGGGCGGGGGGACGGTCATATGGAGAGACGCGGGAGGCGCCCTCAGGGTGGGGCCCATAAGCGCGGGGGCGGACCCAGGGCCCGTCTCCTACGGCAGGGGAGGCACCCAGCCAACGGTCACAGACGCAAACCTAGCCCTGGGCAGAATCCCGGAGGCCTTGGCCGGCGGCGCGCTGAAGCTCAACGCCAAAGCCGCATTAGAGGCGTTGGGCAAGCTGGGCGACCCAGTCGACGTAGCTGCAGACGCGGTAAAGCTTGTGGATGTGGAGATGGCGAGAGCCATAAGGCTGGTCACGGTGGAGCGGGGTCTAAACCCGGGGGACTTCGCGCTTATGGCCTTCGGCGGGGCGGGGCCGCAACACGCCGCGGAGCTCGCCGAGGAGGTCGGCATAAGCCGCGTGTTGGTGCCCCCCCTCCCGGGGGTATTCACCTCGCTGGGCATGCTCATGGCCGACTTCCGGTTCGAGGCCAGGATGGCCTACCCCAGAGACCTGGAGGGCGGGTTTAGACGGCTGGAGGAGGAGCTGGCCCGGTACCGCCCCGACTACTACGTGAGATATGCCGACGTTAGATATGTGGGGCAGGGCTGGGAGCTCACGATCCCACTAGGCCAAGATCTCACGCCACAGGCCGTCAGGCGGGCCTTCGAGGAGAAACACAAGGCGACCTACGGATTTGTCCTAGACAGGCCGGTGGAGGTTGTGACGATACGCGTGTTCGCCGTCGTGAAGAGGCAGAAGCCGAAGCTCCCACAGCCGCCGGAGGGGGGAGACCCCGCGCCGCAGGAGAAGGAGGTCTACTTCGACGGCTGGACTAAAGCCGCAGTTTACAACAGGTCGGAGCTACCGCTGGGCTACCGGGTGAGGGGCCCAGCGCTGATCGTCGAAGACTACTCCACCACGGTGGTGCCGCCGAGGTGGGAGGCGGAGGTGAAGAGGTACGGACTTGAGCTGAGGCTATGA
- a CDS encoding hydantoinase B/oxoprolinase family protein produces the protein MRWEIIYKATEYIAEEAGIALRNSAFSPNIRERMDHSVAVVDAEGRVVAQAEHIPVHLGSLHVGVRNLLGAVEELGEGDAVLTNDPYIAGTHLNDVLLLYPVHWRGRLVAYIASKAHYVDVGGPLPASLNPRAETIYEEGVVIPPVKILRRGELNREALSFILENFKTPEAARGDLEAQLAASRVGAAKVRELFERYGERVLDAWREAVEYGRRLALGEISRWPRGRYEAVDYLDWRGELLPIRVALEVGEGGVRADFTGTARQAEAPINAVFGVTYSAAAFAVRAALAADVPTNHGFYSVVEVEAPLGTIVNPVKPAAVGAGNLETSQRVADAVFMALSRALPGRIPAAGSGTMMNVMIGGVWRGRYWSYYETIGGGTGGRPNSPGVSGVHVNMTNTLNTPIEIAERTYPIKFTAYKIREGSGGPGRYRGGDGIVRAFKTLAPATLSIIASRFDTRPWGLEGGCPGKPAKALVKRRGGEFAIRSDTVYLDEGDEVVIETPGGGGYGPPDQPCD, from the coding sequence ATGAGGTGGGAGATCATCTACAAAGCCACTGAGTACATCGCCGAGGAGGCCGGGATCGCGCTGAGGAACTCCGCATTCTCGCCCAACATCAGAGAGCGCATGGACCACAGCGTCGCTGTGGTAGACGCAGAAGGCCGCGTCGTGGCGCAGGCCGAGCACATACCGGTCCACCTGGGGTCCCTCCACGTCGGAGTTAGAAACCTGCTGGGGGCCGTCGAGGAGCTGGGGGAGGGCGACGCCGTTTTAACCAACGACCCGTACATCGCCGGGACACACCTCAACGATGTCCTCCTGTTGTACCCAGTCCACTGGCGGGGGAGGCTCGTCGCCTACATAGCCTCGAAGGCGCACTACGTAGATGTGGGAGGGCCCCTCCCCGCGTCGCTTAACCCACGGGCGGAGACCATATACGAGGAGGGGGTCGTCATACCGCCCGTGAAAATACTGAGGCGGGGGGAGCTAAATAGGGAGGCCCTGTCTTTCATCCTGGAGAACTTCAAAACGCCGGAGGCCGCGCGGGGCGACCTAGAGGCTCAGCTCGCAGCCTCGCGCGTCGGCGCGGCTAAGGTGAGAGAGCTCTTCGAGCGCTACGGCGAGAGGGTGCTAGACGCCTGGAGAGAGGCCGTGGAATACGGCAGGAGGCTGGCCCTAGGCGAGATTTCCAGGTGGCCCCGGGGGAGGTACGAGGCCGTCGACTATCTCGACTGGAGGGGGGAGCTACTGCCCATTAGAGTTGCGCTCGAGGTGGGAGAGGGCGGGGTGAGGGCGGATTTCACGGGGACGGCGAGGCAGGCCGAGGCCCCCATAAACGCCGTCTTCGGGGTGACCTACTCCGCGGCGGCTTTCGCGGTTAGGGCGGCGCTGGCCGCCGACGTGCCGACAAACCACGGCTTCTACAGCGTTGTGGAGGTGGAGGCCCCCCTGGGCACCATAGTCAACCCCGTGAAACCCGCGGCGGTGGGCGCCGGCAACCTGGAGACAAGCCAGAGGGTGGCGGACGCCGTCTTCATGGCCCTCTCCAGGGCACTGCCGGGGAGGATCCCCGCGGCGGGCTCCGGCACAATGATGAACGTGATGATCGGAGGCGTCTGGAGAGGCAGATACTGGTCCTACTACGAGACAATAGGCGGCGGGACAGGCGGGCGGCCCAACAGCCCAGGCGTCTCCGGCGTCCACGTCAACATGACAAACACCCTAAACACCCCCATAGAAATAGCGGAGAGGACATACCCCATCAAGTTCACCGCCTACAAGATACGCGAGGGGAGCGGAGGCCCCGGCAGATACAGAGGCGGAGACGGAATAGTCCGGGCCTTCAAGACGCTGGCCCCCGCCACCCTCTCGATAATAGCCAGCCGCTTCGACACCCGGCCGTGGGGGCTAGAGGGCGGCTGCCCCGGAAAGCCGGCAAAAGCCCTAGTCAAGAGGCGGGGCGGAGAATTCGCCATAAGGTCAGACACGGTGTACCTCGACGAAGGCGACGAAGTCGTGATAGAGACGCCAGGCGGAGGAGGCTACGGCCCCCCAGACCAGCCCTGCGATTAA
- a CDS encoding DsrE family protein — protein sequence MYRLLLHVDSDDVGPMSIALSNAENFLAAVGRGEVALVANGPGVRHFVRGSQFGERIASLARRGVRFYVCSNALRNLGIDPSSLVAEAEVVPAGIVKIVELVQQGYIYVKP from the coding sequence GTGTATAGGCTGTTGCTTCATGTGGATAGCGATGATGTGGGGCCGATGTCTATTGCGTTGTCTAATGCGGAGAACTTTCTCGCGGCTGTTGGGCGGGGGGAGGTGGCTCTGGTGGCTAACGGGCCTGGGGTGAGGCACTTCGTTAGGGGGTCCCAGTTTGGGGAGAGGATCGCGTCGCTGGCTAGGAGGGGGGTGAGGTTCTACGTCTGTAGCAACGCGCTTAGGAACTTGGGGATTGACCCCTCGTCTCTTGTGGCAGAGGCGGAGGTTGTGCCTGCGGGCATCGTGAAAATTGTGGAGTTGGTTCAGCAGGGCTATATATACGTCAAGCCTTAA
- a CDS encoding PaREP1 family protein has translation MVSAEFLERPLPRPTEEGYVAARLLEALVEAKLALDFLQRGLVRNAAGKAFQAWRAYMAALMRLELERLKAAAKSEEERRWLESTAVPRLPTTKMKRLSQMLEEVGHAGVSPYTAVALDLHDYQYHGPDPDGALSKYTSREEAARDVVLLISELAKGVEGLRTRVGWTSELGEALAGLRRALGFGG, from the coding sequence GTGGTGTCTGCCGAGTTTTTGGAGAGACCTCTTCCTAGGCCCACGGAGGAGGGGTACGTCGCGGCGCGTCTTCTTGAGGCTCTCGTCGAAGCCAAGCTAGCCCTTGACTTCCTACAACGCGGTCTCGTGAGGAATGCGGCGGGGAAGGCTTTCCAGGCGTGGAGGGCGTACATGGCGGCTCTCATGAGGCTAGAGCTGGAAAGACTCAAGGCCGCCGCCAAGAGCGAGGAGGAGAGGCGCTGGCTGGAGTCCACGGCCGTCCCCCGCCTCCCCACAACCAAAATGAAAAGACTCTCACAGATGCTCGAAGAGGTGGGGCACGCTGGCGTTTCGCCTTATACGGCTGTAGCCCTCGATCTCCACGACTACCAGTACCACGGGCCGGACCCGGACGGCGCCCTCTCGAAGTACACTTCTAGGGAGGAGGCGGCGAGAGACGTCGTCTTGCTAATATCGGAACTGGCGAAGGGGGTGGAGGGTTTGAGGACGAGGGTGGGGTGGACGTCTGAGCTTGGGGAGGCTTTGGCCGGCCTAAGGAGGGCGTTGGGCTTCGGCGGGTGA
- a CDS encoding AAA family ATPase has product MQTAEPRPIVNALRAIYAKLSPLDRYAAGRVERRLSARIAEYLEREFRAEASSSVRRLVSGVVELVAALRSGGVEEARTVLGRMGEVGLKVAEAGGSVVVRGPPMEWAVDVGVLRQMAVDAFYGFMAELVPVRGVDAVRLEPLEPLDVVGAQRLRVEAERRYPLGWFGQAGEVLRRLGCGGDELERLLFSSSVSLHFDVGVGGRSSVWLEFRIDTRAFSPGGAGRVEKTDGGLSKALDEYVEELVSKVVRRSAAYLSSAVVGGVRGALRSRLGFEGLRFVPFGRSVLVLALESASREPYARPVYLRRLVEEFYPGVLASYVYWASEGRRRLLEWLDEAGARVLDAAAPLLEGRLVPGAAGRVMYRDWRGSLVEIRLSSALVGEVAGLLFSLLSVGGRSLVLVEEPEAQLHPGAQIAMALFLVSLPALCGCRVVATTHSDLLAITMSQLAVQRPDRQWVVELLARVLPHVKEGVDVLAGAVAEAAVDLRIYEFTREGRVAAVRPEDVLGKEVPGISRVIDELTDWAFRLASRRR; this is encoded by the coding sequence TTGCAGACGGCGGAGCCCAGGCCCATTGTAAACGCTCTGCGGGCAATCTATGCGAAGCTGTCGCCTCTTGACAGGTACGCCGCTGGGCGTGTGGAGAGGAGGCTGTCGGCTAGGATTGCGGAGTATCTAGAGCGCGAGTTCCGGGCGGAGGCGTCGTCGAGCGTCCGGAGGTTGGTTTCTGGGGTGGTTGAGCTGGTTGCGGCTTTGAGGTCGGGTGGGGTTGAAGAGGCTCGTACCGTTTTGGGGCGGATGGGCGAGGTGGGTCTTAAGGTGGCTGAGGCCGGGGGCTCTGTTGTCGTTAGAGGTCCGCCGATGGAGTGGGCGGTGGACGTGGGTGTCTTGAGGCAGATGGCTGTGGACGCGTTTTACGGCTTTATGGCCGAGCTTGTGCCTGTGAGGGGGGTGGACGCGGTGCGGCTTGAGCCGCTCGAGCCGCTTGATGTTGTGGGCGCGCAGAGACTCCGTGTTGAGGCGGAGCGCCGGTATCCGTTGGGGTGGTTTGGGCAGGCAGGTGAAGTACTTAGGAGGTTGGGTTGTGGGGGTGATGAGTTGGAGCGTCTGCTGTTCTCGTCCTCGGTGAGTCTTCACTTTGATGTTGGGGTGGGTGGGAGGTCGAGTGTGTGGCTTGAGTTCCGCATAGATACGCGGGCTTTCTCGCCGGGGGGCGCCGGCCGCGTGGAGAAAACCGATGGGGGTTTGTCCAAGGCGTTGGACGAGTATGTGGAGGAGTTGGTGTCTAAGGTTGTGCGCAGGTCGGCTGCCTATCTTTCTAGTGCTGTGGTGGGGGGCGTCCGCGGCGCTTTGAGGAGCCGCCTTGGTTTTGAGGGGCTGCGTTTTGTTCCTTTTGGCAGAAGTGTGCTCGTCTTGGCGCTGGAGAGCGCCTCTAGGGAGCCGTATGCCAGGCCTGTGTACCTGCGTAGGTTGGTTGAGGAGTTCTATCCAGGCGTGTTGGCGAGCTATGTCTACTGGGCGAGCGAGGGGCGGAGGCGTCTGTTGGAGTGGCTCGACGAGGCGGGGGCGAGGGTTCTCGACGCCGCCGCGCCTCTGCTGGAGGGCAGGCTGGTGCCGGGCGCCGCAGGGAGGGTGATGTACAGGGACTGGCGTGGGTCGCTTGTCGAGATTCGGCTGTCTTCCGCTCTTGTGGGCGAGGTCGCCGGCCTTCTCTTCTCCCTGCTGAGCGTGGGCGGTAGATCTCTGGTGCTTGTCGAGGAGCCCGAGGCCCAGTTGCACCCCGGGGCGCAGATAGCGATGGCGCTCTTCTTAGTCTCGCTACCGGCTCTGTGCGGGTGTAGGGTCGTGGCTACCACACACAGCGATCTGTTGGCCATCACCATGAGCCAGCTGGCGGTGCAGAGGCCGGACAGGCAATGGGTTGTGGAGCTGCTGGCGAGGGTTCTGCCCCATGTGAAGGAGGGCGTTGACGTGTTGGCTGGGGCCGTGGCGGAGGCCGCCGTAGACCTGAGGATCTACGAATTCACAAGAGAGGGCAGGGTGGCGGCTGTGAGGCCGGAGGACGTGCTCGGCAAGGAGGTACCTGGGATAAGCAGGGTAATCGACGAGCTCACCGATTGGGCCTTTCGCCTTGCGAGCCGCCGGAGGTGA
- a CDS encoding PaREP1 family protein produces MSALTLPRNIAERVREEARRLGMSVEEYLVDLLTQGLDPRSRAEEYINAARDLLEQAREELERGDVRQAAEKLWGAAALAVKAYAAWREGRRLASHGELWEYSTVLRRDLGRWAADAWNAGNAMHTCFYEGWCRKEHVEDAIEEVGKLVREVETRIKTGQTQ; encoded by the coding sequence ATGTCGGCTCTGACCCTCCCGCGCAACATCGCCGAGCGCGTCAGGGAGGAGGCGAGGAGGCTTGGGATGAGCGTCGAGGAGTACCTCGTCGACCTGCTCACCCAGGGCCTCGACCCCCGATCCCGCGCCGAGGAGTACATAAACGCGGCGAGGGACCTCCTGGAGCAGGCCAGGGAGGAGCTGGAGAGAGGCGACGTGAGGCAGGCCGCTGAGAAGCTGTGGGGCGCCGCCGCCCTAGCCGTGAAGGCCTACGCGGCGTGGAGAGAGGGGCGGAGGCTCGCCAGCCACGGCGAGCTGTGGGAATACAGCACAGTCCTCCGCAGAGACCTCGGCAGGTGGGCCGCAGACGCGTGGAACGCCGGAAACGCCATGCACACGTGCTTCTACGAGGGCTGGTGCAGGAAGGAGCACGTGGAGGACGCCATTGAGGAGGTGGGGAAGCTGGTAAGAGAAGTAGAAACCAGAATCAAGACCGGCCAGACGCAGTAG
- a CDS encoding PaREP1 family protein, producing the protein MVSGEVLERPLPKPTGEEYVAVRLLEALVEAGLALEFLRRGLVRNAAGKAFQAWRAYMAALLRLELGKLKAAAKSEEERRWLESTAVPRLPTTKMKKLSQMLEDVGHVGLSFVVDKALDLHDYQYHGPDPDAALSKYTSREEAARDVVALLRELARRVEALKTRVKWTGELERALEEVKGALGGPSGGGVG; encoded by the coding sequence GTGGTGTCTGGGGAGGTTTTGGAGCGGCCTCTTCCTAAGCCTACCGGCGAGGAGTATGTGGCGGTGCGTCTTCTTGAGGCTCTTGTGGAGGCTGGGCTTGCGCTGGAGTTTCTGCGGCGCGGCCTGGTGAGGAACGCGGCGGGGAAGGCCTTCCAGGCGTGGAGGGCGTACATGGCGGCCCTCCTAAGGCTTGAGCTCGGGAAGCTAAAGGCCGCCGCCAAGAGCGAAGAGGAGAGGCGCTGGCTCGAATCCACAGCCGTCCCCCGCCTCCCCACAACCAAGATGAAAAAGCTCTCACAGATGCTCGAGGACGTGGGGCATGTCGGCTTGTCTTTTGTTGTGGACAAGGCTCTTGACCTCCACGACTATCAGTACCACGGGCCGGACCCAGACGCCGCCCTCTCGAAGTACACTTCTAGGGAGGAGGCGGCGAGAGACGTCGTGGCGCTGTTGCGCGAGCTGGCCAGGCGTGTGGAGGCCCTGAAGACAAGGGTCAAGTGGACGGGGGAGCTGGAGAGGGCTTTGGAGGAGGTCAAGGGGGCCCTTGGGGGGCCTTCGGGGGGTGGCGTTGGGTAG
- a CDS encoding syntaxin domain-containing protein, which translates to MWPWGVCYGLHGAVAQEALRTAVDKVVEKLREGKKLSTEDIFLLYLGTIVNELGGIRGEITRLEQRIDATNQRIDALAESLNKRIDTVAESLSRRIDETNRRIDALSARIDDVQKTLLEIQRLLVELLKAGRA; encoded by the coding sequence ATGTGGCCGTGGGGGGTGTGCTATGGACTCCATGGCGCCGTTGCGCAGGAGGCTCTCAGAACAGCCGTGGACAAGGTGGTGGAGAAGCTAAGAGAGGGCAAAAAGCTCTCCACAGAAGACATCTTTCTGTTGTACCTCGGCACCATCGTAAACGAGCTGGGAGGGATAAGAGGAGAAATCACACGCCTAGAACAGAGGATCGACGCCACAAACCAGAGGATTGACGCGCTGGCAGAAAGCCTAAACAAGAGGATAGACACGGTGGCGGAGAGCCTAAGCAGGAGAATTGATGAGACAAACAGGCGGATTGACGCCCTAAGCGCCCGTATAGACGACGTGCAGAAGACCCTGCTGGAGATCCAGCGCCTCTTGGTGGAGCTGTTGAAGGCGGGGCGGGCTTAG
- the rfbC gene encoding dTDP-4-dehydrorhamnose 3,5-epimerase — MPFRSFKRLEIPDVILIEPVVFPDQRGFFAELYKRTDFLAGGVPYDFVQVSVSMSRRGVVRGLHYQLKPAEQGKLVTVLRGRVLDVAVDVRRGSPWFGRYVAVELSADEPRLLWIPPGFAHGFQALEDGTLFMYLMTKEYSPQHERCVRWDDPEVGIPWPIGDAILSEKDRRCPPLREAETNFEYPI; from the coding sequence ATGCCGTTTAGGAGCTTCAAGAGGCTTGAGATCCCGGACGTAATTCTCATAGAGCCTGTGGTCTTCCCCGACCAGAGGGGGTTCTTCGCCGAGCTTTACAAGCGCACCGACTTCCTGGCGGGGGGCGTGCCCTACGACTTTGTGCAGGTGAGCGTGAGCATGTCGCGGCGGGGGGTGGTGAGGGGGCTCCACTACCAGCTTAAGCCGGCTGAGCAGGGGAAGCTGGTGACTGTCCTCAGGGGGCGGGTCCTGGACGTGGCCGTCGACGTTAGGAGGGGGTCGCCTTGGTTTGGGAGGTACGTGGCGGTGGAGCTGTCTGCCGACGAGCCGAGGCTTCTGTGGATTCCGCCGGGCTTCGCCCACGGCTTCCAGGCGCTGGAAGACGGCACCCTCTTCATGTACCTCATGACTAAGGAGTACAGCCCGCAGCACGAGCGCTGCGTGAGGTGGGATGACCCCGAGGTGGGCATCCCCTGGCCCATAGGAGACGCAATCCTCAGCGAGAAGGACCGGAGGTGCCCGCCGCTTAGGGAGGCAGAGACCAACTTCGAATACCCCATATGA
- the rfbD gene encoding dTDP-4-dehydrorhamnose reductase → MEVVVTGAGGLLGWWVARELAERGYRVYGVYRERGGGLEGVEWVRADLEAGVPEVVRQADVVVHAAAYTDVDGCEVDRARAYRANFLATLAVARAARRVVYISTDYVFDGERGMYREGDVPNPVNYYGLSKLLGEGPVLARGGVVVRVSGLFGVSPHGKRNFGVEALLRLRRGEEVRAFVDQRLSPTYVPFLAERLADLLERDVEGVLHIAGEPATRFEFAVALAEALGVDRGLVKPARLSEARLAARRPRDSSLDTSRAASMGLSLPPLREALRHFVKYAV, encoded by the coding sequence ATGGAGGTAGTGGTGACGGGGGCTGGGGGGCTGCTGGGGTGGTGGGTGGCGAGGGAGCTGGCGGAGAGGGGGTATAGGGTGTATGGGGTGTACCGGGAGAGGGGCGGGGGGCTGGAGGGGGTGGAGTGGGTGAGGGCTGATCTTGAGGCTGGGGTTCCGGAGGTGGTGCGTCAGGCTGACGTGGTGGTCCACGCGGCTGCCTATACGGACGTGGATGGGTGTGAGGTGGATCGGGCGAGGGCGTATAGGGCTAACTTCCTGGCGACGTTGGCGGTGGCTAGGGCGGCTAGGCGGGTGGTGTACATCTCGACGGATTACGTGTTCGACGGGGAGAGGGGGATGTATAGGGAGGGGGACGTCCCCAACCCCGTGAACTACTACGGCTTGTCTAAGCTGCTGGGGGAGGGGCCTGTGTTGGCGAGGGGTGGGGTGGTGGTGAGGGTGAGCGGGCTCTTTGGGGTGAGCCCTCATGGGAAGAGGAACTTTGGGGTTGAGGCTCTTCTGAGGCTCAGGCGGGGGGAGGAGGTGAGGGCTTTTGTGGATCAGAGGCTTTCGCCGACGTATGTGCCGTTTCTGGCGGAGCGCCTCGCGGATCTTCTGGAGCGGGATGTGGAGGGGGTTCTCCACATCGCTGGGGAGCCCGCCACCCGGTTCGAGTTCGCGGTGGCTCTGGCGGAGGCCCTGGGGGTGGACAGGGGCCTTGTGAAGCCGGCGAGGCTGTCTGAGGCGCGGCTGGCGGCTAGGCGGCCTCGGGACTCCAGCCTGGACACGTCTAGGGCGGCGTCTATGGGGCTGTCCCTGCCTCCGCTGAGGGAGGCCCTTAGGCACTTCGTGAAGTATGCCGTTTAG
- the rfbB gene encoding dTDP-glucose 4,6-dehydratase, with amino-acid sequence MRVVVIGGAGFMGSNFVRHVAGRGEVLVYDKLTYAGRLENLRGVEVEFVRGDVANFELLFYVLSRFRPDVVVNFAAETHVDRSINDPAPFLTTNVWGVYSVLEAARRLGFLYVHISTDEVYGDLAGGGEADESWPMRPSSPYSASKAAGDLLVQAYGRTYGVRFRIVRPCNNYGPFQHPEKLIPRTIVRLLLGRPATIYGDGRQVRDWLYVGDFVRALEVVIERGVDGGIYNVCAGQPASVREVVERIASALGGSVKYVRGRPGEDMRYAMRCDRLRGLGWRPEVSLEEGLRRTVEWYRENEWWWRPLLDEYVLADEPWR; translated from the coding sequence ATGAGGGTGGTGGTCATCGGAGGGGCTGGGTTTATGGGGAGTAACTTCGTGAGGCATGTGGCGGGCCGCGGCGAGGTGCTTGTCTACGATAAGCTGACGTATGCGGGGCGTCTCGAGAACCTTAGGGGGGTGGAGGTGGAGTTTGTGAGGGGGGACGTGGCGAATTTCGAGCTCCTCTTCTACGTCTTGTCGCGGTTTAGGCCGGATGTGGTGGTTAACTTTGCGGCGGAGACGCACGTGGACCGCTCTATTAACGACCCGGCGCCTTTTCTTACGACTAACGTCTGGGGGGTGTATTCGGTTCTGGAGGCGGCGCGGAGGCTTGGCTTTCTCTATGTCCACATCTCTACGGACGAGGTGTATGGGGATCTCGCAGGCGGCGGCGAGGCGGACGAGTCTTGGCCTATGAGGCCCAGTAGCCCCTACTCCGCCTCTAAGGCCGCTGGGGACCTGCTGGTGCAGGCGTATGGGAGGACGTATGGGGTTAGGTTTAGGATTGTTAGGCCTTGTAACAACTACGGGCCGTTTCAGCATCCGGAGAAGCTGATCCCCCGCACCATTGTGCGGCTCCTGTTGGGTAGGCCCGCCACGATCTATGGGGATGGGCGGCAGGTGAGGGATTGGCTTTATGTGGGGGATTTCGTGCGGGCGCTGGAGGTGGTCATCGAGCGGGGGGTGGACGGGGGCATCTACAACGTCTGTGCGGGGCAGCCGGCGTCTGTGCGGGAGGTGGTGGAGAGGATCGCCTCTGCGCTGGGTGGGTCTGTGAAGTACGTGCGGGGGAGGCCGGGGGAGGATATGAGGTACGCCATGCGTTGCGACAGGCTGAGGGGGCTGGGGTGGAGGCCTGAGGTGTCTCTTGAGGAGGGGCTTAGGAGGACCGTGGAGTGGTATAGGGAGAACGAGTGGTGGTGGCGCCCCCTCCTGGACGAGTACGTGCTTGCGGATGAGCCATGGAGGTAG